In Ignavibacteria bacterium, a single window of DNA contains:
- a CDS encoding amino acid permease: protein MKIIETHHSGLLTRLGLFTSLMIVISSMIGSGIFKKIAPMSVELGSPGLILLCWLIPGIITMIGAATNAEIAGLIAEPGGQYVYFKRMYGNAFAFLYGWSCFSVIQSASIASIAYVFAESVNAVILLPRLPEVYEQFTLFGIFNPLQSIGVKGLTILTIIFLTSANYFGVVIGGTITNIFTALKVLGIILIIILGFTISGGSAENLTPVFEADGFKYSSPLGLFGAMFAAMLAAFWAYDGWNNIGYLGGEVKNPKRNIPISLFGGVALVILVYLAINAAFLYVLPVDEIIKITNNEHSIIAIEMMRKFLGYGGAVFISVLIMVSTFGTTNGTILASSRIYFAMAKDNLFFKSAGSHHSKYRTPHLSLIIQGFWASLLVLSGTFDQLTDMLIFASFIFYGAGAFGVFVLRKKMKDEERVYKVPGYPILPFIFVLFCVALVAVTIIENPRDSGIGLSLVLIGIPFYLFWRRKNKNGIL from the coding sequence TTGAAGATTATCGAGACTCATCACAGCGGATTACTTACGCGGTTAGGGCTTTTTACATCGCTGATGATTGTAATAAGCTCGATGATAGGTTCGGGAATCTTCAAGAAAATCGCACCCATGTCAGTAGAGCTCGGCTCGCCGGGCCTTATACTTCTCTGCTGGCTTATTCCCGGAATAATAACGATGATAGGCGCTGCGACGAATGCAGAGATTGCAGGGCTTATCGCAGAACCCGGAGGCCAGTATGTTTACTTCAAAAGGATGTACGGGAATGCTTTTGCATTTTTATACGGCTGGAGCTGCTTTTCTGTGATACAATCCGCATCAATTGCGTCGATTGCATACGTGTTTGCCGAATCGGTAAATGCTGTTATACTGTTACCGAGGCTTCCAGAGGTGTATGAACAGTTTACGTTATTTGGAATATTCAATCCACTGCAGAGCATTGGCGTAAAAGGACTAACGATATTAACAATAATTTTTTTAACGAGTGCAAATTATTTCGGAGTAGTAATAGGCGGAACGATAACGAACATCTTTACGGCTTTAAAAGTATTAGGAATTATTCTCATTATTATACTTGGATTTACAATAAGCGGAGGTTCAGCAGAAAATCTTACGCCTGTATTTGAAGCAGACGGATTTAAGTACAGTTCCCCGCTCGGGTTATTCGGAGCTATGTTTGCGGCAATGCTTGCCGCATTCTGGGCTTATGACGGATGGAACAACATAGGATATCTTGGCGGAGAGGTAAAGAATCCGAAGCGGAACATTCCGATTTCATTATTCGGCGGGGTGGCGCTTGTTATACTTGTTTATCTTGCAATCAATGCTGCATTTCTTTACGTACTGCCTGTTGACGAAATAATCAAGATAACGAACAATGAGCACAGCATAATAGCAATTGAGATGATGAGAAAATTTCTTGGTTACGGAGGAGCTGTGTTTATTTCAGTGCTGATTATGGTCTCAACATTCGGCACTACTAACGGGACGATACTCGCATCATCGAGAATTTATTTTGCGATGGCAAAGGACAATTTGTTTTTCAAGTCAGCAGGGTCGCATCACAGCAAGTACCGCACTCCGCATTTGTCTCTGATAATACAGGGATTTTGGGCAAGTCTTTTAGTACTTTCAGGAACATTCGACCAGCTTACAGATATGCTGATATTTGCGAGCTTTATATTTTACGGTGCAGGAGCATTCGGCGTGTTTGTTTTACGGAAAAAGATGAAAGATGAAGAAAGAGTATATAAAGTACCCGGATATCCGATTCTGCCGTTTATATTTGTGCTTTTTTGCGTGGCACTCGTTGCGGTAACAATCATAGAAAATCCGAGAGACTCGGGAATAGGTTTATCGCTTGTATTAATAGGGATACCGTTTTATTTGTTCTGGAGGAGGAAGAACAAGAACGGGATACTTTGA
- a CDS encoding metallophosphoesterase, whose protein sequence is MGLSQRIIFFTVVFSVLFLLQIVVYKTFRKYLLRKNLDLKTVNYVSRTPFLLFNFPYVIQILKSFDLFLPPEWMDVVIIKPFFVFQSATFFIGLFLIAGKIIKLPFVIGDLLLKRINFIKDKYLNFRNKKKIVKFDESRRKFITASTAIVSGYAFIGAGVGTIQNHIYEIEHKTIAIKGLPVEQKGTTAVLISDIHSGPYMDYEQMKEYVDVVNDLNPDMILIPGDLTNSQKNEASPFAKAFRNLKAKYGVYATLGNHDYFSDDNYINDVVKNETGIRMLRNEALLLNINGKPFSIMGTEDTRDSGGRSNPLVAKYITQTVNLANEQFKQNNIDSKTVPKILLTHKPYLFDDVSDLNFDLMLSGHTHGGQVVFFKFGDLSLSFASAAHKYISGLYENNGKYLYVSRGIGTVGLPIRFNCPPEITKFTFV, encoded by the coding sequence ATGGGATTATCTCAAAGAATAATATTTTTTACTGTTGTCTTTTCCGTTTTATTTTTACTTCAGATTGTTGTTTATAAAACATTCCGGAAATATCTGTTAAGGAAAAATCTGGACTTAAAGACCGTTAACTATGTGTCAAGAACACCGTTTTTGTTATTTAATTTTCCTTATGTAATTCAGATTCTGAAGTCGTTCGATTTGTTCCTGCCTCCTGAATGGATGGATGTAGTCATAATAAAGCCATTCTTTGTGTTTCAGTCTGCTACTTTTTTCATAGGACTTTTTCTGATTGCTGGAAAGATTATAAAACTTCCGTTTGTAATAGGTGACTTACTGCTTAAAAGAATTAATTTTATAAAAGATAAATATCTTAATTTTAGGAATAAAAAGAAGATAGTTAAGTTTGACGAATCAAGAAGGAAGTTTATTACAGCTTCAACAGCTATCGTTAGCGGATATGCGTTTATCGGTGCGGGTGTCGGAACGATACAAAATCATATTTATGAGATTGAGCACAAGACAATCGCAATTAAGGGTCTTCCCGTTGAACAAAAAGGCACGACTGCTGTTTTGATTAGTGATATACACAGCGGTCCGTACATGGATTATGAGCAGATGAAAGAATACGTTGATGTTGTGAATGATTTAAATCCTGATATGATTCTTATTCCCGGTGACTTAACTAACTCTCAGAAAAACGAAGCCTCGCCTTTCGCAAAAGCATTCAGAAACCTGAAAGCAAAATACGGCGTATATGCTACATTAGGAAATCATGATTACTTTAGTGATGATAATTACATCAACGATGTTGTTAAGAATGAAACAGGAATCAGAATGCTGAGGAACGAAGCACTACTTCTAAATATAAACGGCAAGCCTTTCAGCATTATGGGTACTGAGGATACACGCGACAGCGGCGGCAGGTCGAATCCTTTAGTCGCAAAGTATATTACTCAGACGGTTAACCTTGCAAATGAACAGTTTAAACAAAATAACATTGATTCGAAAACCGTTCCGAAAATATTGTTAACTCATAAACCTTATCTCTTTGATGATGTGTCCGACCTGAACTTTGACCTTATGCTGAGCGGTCATACTCACGGCGGACAGGTTGTGTTCTTTAAATTCGGTGATTTGAGCCTTTCGTTTGCATCAGCAGCGCACAAATATATAAGCGGTTTGTATGAAAATAACGGTAAGTATCTTTATGTCTCGCGTGGTATAGGTACTGTAGGTCTGCCGATCAGGTTTAATTGTCCTCCCGAAATAACAAAATTCACTTTTGTTTAA
- a CDS encoding endonuclease: protein MKIKYSLAAFFILWSIVSNAQNDLYYSTINTGSSGFVTDLKTRVRSPYTKISYDNFDETNIAHYASFLVSGSTRGVICVYSGHLYTYTGTFSWDIFSREHTWCHSWMPSYSSESTNEYADQHHLFPTHQNNANGRRSNHPFGIVTSSTYTYLDGKLGTNASGETVYEPRNSHKGDAARALLYMCIRYDGLNGHTWNFNWLNNTRLPSLSEAPQSLATLLLWHQQDPPDKWEVERNNYIESIQRNRNPLIDHPEYVNYINFNDLSKVSPTYAAEPENYLTNLATSVTNNSITLTWSDAASGSQAPSGYLIEAFNKNDYFIPIDGVEFTGDNTLDSIAYVNVPYSDDDTYTFTGLVTSTTYYFRVYSYNGDSSLRNYKITGTVPSVNATTGTVTLADEPTNHVTNIGTTNVTTNTITLTWTDALAGTQAPSGYLIIANNNNSFSTPNDGTAYTDDANLLDGSAVLNILPGTQQYAFSSLNSSTTYYFRIYSYNGSGSAINYKTDGIVPNINQATSTPSYASEPSNYITNLASSNVTSNSLTISWTDAVPGAVQPAGYLLLANNTNIFNPPVDGTTYSDDPALSEGSAVLNLTYGTTQYSFTSLTSYSHYYFRVYSYNGSGSSINYKTDGSVPSLDVLTLSSGAGGIVLIDNFNRANSNTLGNPSSSPLLTWGQTGTATGSISITDNQLKMGSSTAGRDVALVDLSAINGYPEILNTSTIEMQWAFNMRQTRTDPSGFDANNYGIAFILASSSFDYKTSSGYAVVIGQSGSTDPIRLVHFSNGLDLNSNITNIISGGDYGNDYLSVRVKYVSSSNEWTLYTESNSSAFPRPNPTLTSTQIGVATVNSTHTGISLPYMGMLWNHSTGGSEFSNFDDVFITDPESALPVTLSSLNSFVFNRNIKLNWVTESEINNAGFEVERAEVRSQNMEYRAIGFVNGNGTKNTPTNYSFEDKNLNSGKYKYRLKQLDVNGNYEYFELNGEVEIGVPKKFDLSQNYPNPFNPVTKINFDLPVDSRISIVIYDVAGREVKRILNNEFKKAGYYTADFSAAMLSSGVYFYVLNTENFRAAKKMVILK from the coding sequence TTGAAAATAAAATATTCTCTCGCTGCATTTTTCATATTATGGTCGATTGTATCAAATGCACAAAATGATTTGTATTATTCCACGATTAATACCGGGAGTTCCGGTTTTGTAACTGACTTAAAAACACGCGTCAGAAGTCCTTATACTAAGATTTCTTATGATAATTTTGATGAGACAAATATTGCACACTATGCATCATTCCTCGTGAGCGGCAGCACAAGAGGTGTAATATGCGTTTACAGCGGTCATCTTTATACATACACAGGTACTTTTTCATGGGATATTTTTAGCCGTGAGCATACATGGTGCCATAGCTGGATGCCTTCATACAGCAGCGAAAGTACTAACGAATATGCAGACCAGCATCACCTTTTCCCGACACATCAGAATAATGCAAACGGAAGAAGAAGCAATCATCCTTTCGGAATTGTAACATCCTCAACTTACACATATCTTGACGGAAAACTCGGTACGAATGCCTCTGGTGAAACCGTCTATGAACCGCGTAATTCACATAAAGGAGATGCCGCAAGAGCGTTGCTTTATATGTGTATAAGATATGATGGGTTAAACGGACACACATGGAATTTTAACTGGCTGAATAATACAAGGCTGCCGTCACTTTCGGAGGCACCTCAAAGTCTGGCAACATTGCTCCTGTGGCATCAGCAGGACCCTCCGGATAAATGGGAAGTCGAAAGAAACAATTACATAGAAAGCATACAGAGAAACAGAAACCCATTAATCGACCACCCCGAATATGTAAATTATATTAATTTTAATGATTTATCAAAAGTAAGCCCAACCTATGCGGCAGAGCCGGAAAACTATCTTACAAATCTGGCAACATCAGTTACTAATAATTCAATCACGCTTACATGGTCTGATGCAGCATCAGGGAGTCAGGCACCCTCAGGATATCTTATTGAGGCATTTAATAAAAATGATTATTTCATCCCGATTGACGGCGTTGAATTTACCGGAGATAATACTCTTGATAGCATTGCTTATGTTAACGTTCCTTATAGCGATGATGACACTTATACTTTCACGGGATTGGTTACAAGCACTACGTATTATTTCAGGGTGTATTCTTACAACGGCGATAGTTCACTTAGAAATTATAAAATTACCGGAACCGTTCCAAGCGTAAATGCGACAACTGGTACCGTAACATTAGCAGATGAACCGACAAATCATGTTACAAATATTGGTACGACAAATGTTACAACAAATACAATAACATTAACATGGACTGATGCACTGGCAGGAACTCAGGCACCGTCAGGATATTTAATTATTGCGAATAACAATAATTCTTTTTCAACACCGAATGATGGGACTGCTTACACTGACGATGCTAATCTTTTGGACGGTAGTGCGGTATTAAACATTCTTCCCGGAACACAGCAATATGCCTTTTCATCTTTGAACTCCTCGACAACGTATTATTTCAGAATTTATTCCTACAACGGTTCGGGAAGTGCAATTAACTATAAAACTGACGGAATTGTACCGAATATAAATCAAGCAACATCAACACCGTCGTATGCAAGTGAACCTTCTAATTATATTACAAATCTTGCTTCATCAAATGTAACCTCAAACTCTTTGACGATTTCATGGACTGATGCCGTTCCCGGAGCGGTACAGCCCGCAGGATATCTTTTACTTGCTAACAATACAAATATTTTTAATCCACCCGTTGACGGAACGACATATTCTGATGACCCCGCTTTATCGGAAGGCAGTGCTGTGCTAAATTTAACTTACGGCACAACTCAGTATTCATTCACGTCATTAACATCATATTCACACTATTATTTTAGAGTTTATTCTTACAACGGTTCCGGTTCCTCGATTAATTATAAGACTGACGGAAGCGTTCCTTCTCTGGATGTTTTAACACTTAGCAGCGGAGCGGGCGGTATTGTTCTGATCGATAATTTTAACAGGGCTAACAGCAATACGCTGGGTAATCCGTCTTCATCTCCGTTATTGACATGGGGGCAAACGGGAACTGCAACGGGTTCTATAAGTATAACTGATAATCAATTAAAAATGGGAAGTTCTACTGCCGGGAGAGATGTGGCTTTAGTTGACTTATCAGCAATTAACGGGTATCCTGAAATATTAAATACATCAACTATAGAAATGCAGTGGGCATTTAATATGAGGCAGACCAGAACAGACCCTTCGGGATTTGATGCAAATAATTACGGAATTGCTTTCATTTTAGCATCAAGTTCATTTGATTATAAAACTTCAAGCGGATATGCGGTAGTAATCGGTCAGTCCGGTTCTACGGATCCAATCAGACTTGTTCATTTTTCAAACGGACTGGATTTGAATTCTAATATTACAAACATTATATCCGGAGGTGACTACGGTAACGATTATTTAAGTGTAAGGGTGAAATATGTGTCTTCTTCCAATGAGTGGACTTTATATACCGAAAGTAATTCATCCGCATTCCCCCGGCCAAACCCAACTCTTACTTCAACACAAATAGGTGTCGCAACTGTTAATAGTACACATACGGGAATCTCATTGCCTTATATGGGAATGTTATGGAATCACAGTACAGGTGGTTCTGAGTTCTCAAATTTTGATGATGTCTTTATAACTGATCCTGAAAGTGCATTACCCGTAACACTTTCCTCCTTAAATTCTTTTGTTTTCAACAGAAACATAAAGCTGAACTGGGTGACGGAGAGTGAGATAAACAATGCGGGATTTGAAGTGGAAAGAGCAGAAGTCAGAAGTCAGAATATGGAATATAGAGCGATTGGATTCGTAAACGGAAACGGCACGAAGAATACGCCTACGAACTACAGCTTTGAAGATAAAAACCTGAATTCGGGTAAGTATAAGTACCGACTGAAACAGTTAGATGTGAACGGGAATTATGAATACTTTGAACTTAACGGTGAGGTTGAAATTGGAGTACCAAAGAAGTTTGACCTGAGTCAGAACTATCCTAACCCGTTCAATCCAGTTACGAAGATTAACTTTGATTTGCCGGTTGACAGCAGGATTTCGATTGTTATTTATGATGTTGCAGGACGAGAAGTCAAAAGAATACTGAATAATGAGTTTAAAAAAGCCGGATATTATACTGCCGATTTTAGTGCCGCTATGCTTTCAAGCGGAGTTTATTTCTATGTTTTGAATACTGAGAATTTCAGGGCGGCGAAGAAAATGGTGATTTTGAAATAG
- a CDS encoding M28 family peptidase → MKSLRFPLLSVLLITLITLTANAQIGYSPKIDSLINLITTQSVGLIDRQLCGDTTCFIGGSVYTIASRHYNSVHNPKAAQYIFELLQSYGYTPRYQYNSATNINVLATKLGTKYPNQYYIIGGHYDDMPSGSLAPGADDNASGTVGVLEAARILAGFPTEYTVVFALWDEEERGLYGSEAYVDSAYFKGDSILCNINLDMIAYDGNNDGKNEVVSNSASENFANDYISAMRTYLPTLVPIKKINTTANSDHASFWTRGYKGFMNIEDNSDFTPYYHTVNDKYSSLNLPFFRNLVRTAIAALVSFSNNVKMDFYHTQLASGNYMTERTATLVIKSKSKVAMNTNNAPRLYYKVNNGSYSSVNYNYYNLDTFKFTLPAQTTLGTVVNYYFAAQDSAGSFICTYPAGGRGLNPPGSTAPTTTFSYMIESLNYSCIGTGSSSTSYPFYTLYEDSRTQMLFNASEIVANGGSAGFINKLGFTYLTIGSPAMSNFSIKMQTISASTISTWTSTGWTEVYTSSSFTPPGTGLQYNYLTTPYYWNGTGNLLIEICFDNSTWSANTTVAGTPQTGTVVHHHLDGTSGCTMTGTSTASNRPNVCLGINTSTNLGNNQTGLPNVFSLSQNYPNPFNPVTKINFAIPRNSFVTLKVYDMLGKEIANLVNGNKEAGYYTIDFSGTNLSTGVYYYRLEAEGFVDVKKMILIK, encoded by the coding sequence ATGAAATCATTACGTTTTCCCCTATTATCAGTGTTATTAATTACACTTATAACTCTAACAGCAAATGCACAAATTGGATACAGTCCAAAAATTGATTCTTTAATAAATCTCATCACCACGCAAAGTGTTGGATTGATTGACCGTCAGCTATGCGGCGATACAACATGTTTTATCGGCGGGTCGGTTTATACGATTGCATCCAGACACTATAACAGTGTCCACAATCCAAAAGCTGCACAATACATTTTCGAACTGCTGCAGTCTTACGGATACACACCAAGGTATCAGTACAACAGCGCCACTAATATAAACGTGCTGGCAACAAAGCTCGGTACAAAATATCCAAACCAGTATTATATAATTGGCGGTCATTACGATGATATGCCCTCCGGAAGTTTAGCTCCGGGAGCGGATGACAACGCATCGGGTACGGTTGGAGTGCTTGAAGCAGCACGTATATTAGCAGGTTTCCCGACAGAATACACAGTCGTATTTGCACTCTGGGATGAGGAAGAGCGCGGTCTTTACGGAAGTGAGGCATACGTTGATTCAGCTTACTTTAAAGGTGATTCAATATTGTGCAACATAAACCTTGACATGATAGCATACGATGGCAACAACGACGGCAAGAATGAAGTTGTATCAAACTCAGCATCAGAGAATTTTGCGAACGATTACATCTCAGCGATGAGGACTTATCTTCCTACACTTGTTCCAATTAAGAAGATAAACACTACTGCAAACAGCGATCACGCTTCTTTTTGGACGCGAGGATATAAAGGGTTTATGAACATTGAAGACAACAGCGATTTTACACCGTATTACCATACGGTAAACGATAAATACAGTTCGCTTAACTTACCGTTTTTCAGGAACCTTGTCAGGACTGCAATTGCAGCACTCGTTTCATTTTCAAACAATGTGAAAATGGATTTCTACCATACACAGCTTGCGAGCGGCAATTATATGACAGAAAGAACAGCGACTCTCGTTATAAAATCAAAGAGCAAGGTTGCGATGAACACAAACAACGCCCCGAGACTTTATTACAAAGTGAATAATGGTTCTTATTCATCAGTTAATTACAATTATTACAATCTTGATACATTCAAGTTTACTCTCCCTGCACAAACAACACTCGGTACGGTAGTTAATTATTACTTTGCCGCACAGGATTCAGCAGGCAGTTTCATTTGCACGTATCCTGCGGGAGGCAGAGGACTAAATCCTCCGGGAAGCACGGCACCAACGACTACGTTTTCATACATGATAGAAAGCTTAAACTATTCATGCATTGGAACAGGCTCTTCTTCAACGAGCTATCCATTCTACACACTGTATGAAGATTCAAGAACTCAAATGCTATTTAATGCTTCAGAAATAGTCGCAAACGGCGGCTCGGCAGGTTTCATAAATAAACTTGGATTTACGTATTTAACAATCGGCTCGCCTGCGATGAGTAACTTTTCAATAAAGATGCAAACAATATCAGCATCAACAATCTCGACATGGACAAGTACAGGATGGACGGAGGTTTATACATCATCTTCATTCACACCTCCGGGAACGGGACTGCAGTACAATTATCTGACAACTCCTTATTACTGGAACGGAACAGGAAACCTATTAATAGAAATCTGCTTTGATAATTCAACATGGTCGGCAAACACGACAGTAGCAGGTACCCCTCAGACCGGAACAGTGGTTCACCACCATCTCGACGGAACCTCAGGATGCACAATGACGGGAACATCAACGGCATCAAACCGTCCTAATGTATGTTTGGGCATAAATACATCAACGAACCTTGGAAACAACCAGACAGGTTTACCAAATGTTTTTTCATTGTCACAGAATTATCCAAATCCATTTAATCCTGTAACAAAAATAAATTTTGCAATACCGAGAAATTCATTTGTAACCTTGAAAGTATATGACATGCTTGGTAAGGAAATAGCAAATCTTGTCAACGGTAACAAAGAAGCAGGTTATTATACGATTGACTTTAGCGGTACGAATTTATCGACGGGTGTTTATTACTACAGGCTTGAAGCAGAAGGATTTGTTGACGTAAAGAAAATGATACTTATAAAATAG